In Pantoea cypripedii, the following proteins share a genomic window:
- the moeA gene encoding molybdopterin molybdotransferase MoeA, protein MEPFTAGLISLEDAQQKMLAQLSPITDSLQVSLFEAAGRITAAPVLSPLDVPPFDNAAMDGYAVRLADLASDRVLPVAGKAFAGVPFNGEWPAGSVIRIMTGAPVPAGCDAVVMQEETEQRDGGIVITAPVKDGQHIRRSGEDIQTGKQVLDVGVRLGAAELPLLASLGIAEVSVLRKLRVAIFSTGDELQAVGTPLAAGQIYDTNRFTVSLMLKRLGCEVIDLGVIADDPEQLRQAFSEADRQADVVISTGGVSVGEADFTKAMLEELGAITFWKLAIKPGKPFAFGRLANSWFCGLPGNPVSAAVTFYQLVQPLLATLTGQKTAVMPPRLRARAAQRLKKSPGRLDFQRGVFSRGADGTLEVHSTGPQGSHVFSSFALANCFIVLERERGNVEAGEWVDVEPFNSLLEG, encoded by the coding sequence ATGGAACCCTTTACCGCAGGCTTAATCTCCCTCGAAGACGCACAGCAAAAAATGCTGGCACAACTCTCCCCGATTACCGACTCCTTACAGGTATCCTTATTTGAAGCCGCCGGACGCATCACCGCCGCGCCGGTGTTATCCCCGCTGGATGTGCCGCCGTTCGATAACGCCGCGATGGACGGTTACGCGGTTCGGCTGGCGGATCTCGCCTCAGATCGCGTGTTGCCGGTGGCGGGTAAAGCCTTTGCGGGTGTGCCTTTCAACGGTGAATGGCCCGCAGGCAGCGTGATCCGCATTATGACCGGCGCGCCGGTTCCCGCTGGCTGCGACGCGGTGGTGATGCAGGAAGAAACCGAGCAGCGTGACGGCGGCATTGTGATCACCGCACCGGTGAAGGACGGACAACATATCCGTCGCAGCGGTGAAGATATCCAGACCGGCAAACAGGTGCTGGATGTCGGCGTGCGCCTCGGGGCAGCCGAGCTGCCATTGCTGGCCTCACTCGGTATCGCCGAGGTCAGCGTGCTGCGCAAACTGCGCGTGGCGATCTTCTCCACCGGCGACGAATTGCAGGCCGTGGGCACGCCGCTGGCGGCAGGACAAATTTACGACACCAATCGCTTCACCGTTTCCCTGATGCTGAAACGCCTCGGCTGTGAGGTGATCGATCTTGGCGTGATTGCGGATGACCCGGAGCAGTTACGCCAGGCATTTAGCGAAGCGGATCGCCAGGCCGATGTGGTGATCAGCACCGGTGGCGTCTCAGTGGGTGAAGCCGACTTTACCAAAGCGATGCTGGAAGAATTAGGTGCCATCACTTTCTGGAAACTGGCCATCAAACCAGGCAAACCTTTTGCCTTTGGCCGCCTGGCCAACAGCTGGTTCTGTGGCCTGCCGGGCAACCCGGTCTCCGCTGCGGTGACCTTCTATCAACTGGTACAACCGCTGCTGGCGACCCTCACCGGGCAGAAAACCGCGGTGATGCCGCCGCGTCTGCGCGCCCGAGCCGCACAGCGCCTGAAAAAATCACCGGGCCGCCTCGATTTTCAGCGCGGCGTGTTCAGCCGTGGCGCAGACGGTACGCTGGAAGTGCACAGCACCGGGCCGCAGGGATCACACGTGTTCAGTTCGTTCGCGCTGGCTAACTGCTTTATCGTGCTGGAACGCGAACGCGGTAATGTTGAAGCGGGTGAATGGGTGGATGTTGAACCCTTTAACAGCCTGCTGGAGGGATAA
- the gsiA gene encoding glutathione ABC transporter ATP-binding protein GsiA, which produces MTDRQLQLTPEQVLAVRDLNVSFQHEGRITEAVRQLSLDLHRGETLALVGESGSGKSVTSLALMRLIQQAGGDVSGEITLRRRNGELLDVMRASASQMRRVRGADMAMIFQEPMTSLNPVFTVGEQIAESIRLHQGKSHQQALAEARHMLDLVRIPEAQNVLGRYPHQLSGGMRQRVMIAMALSCKPALLIADEPTTALDVTIQAQILQLIRVLQKEMQMGVIFITHDMGVVAEMADRVQVMYRGDVVERAPVQQLFDHPQQPYTRALLSAVPKLGAMHGQPLPAKFPLIHRDGRAEVETPQDTVRLDVPPILQVRDLVTRFDIRGGLLNRVKRRVHAVEKVSFDLYAGETLALVGESGCGKSTTGRSLLRLVASQGGTITFDGQRIDTLEGRALATLRRDIQFIFQDPYASLDPRLTVGFSIMEPLLVHQTMSRRQAEQRVAWLLERVGLLPEHAQRYPHEFSGGQRQRICIARALALNPKVVIADESVSALDVSIQAQIINLMLDLQREFGIAFLFISHDMAVVERISHRVAVMYLGQIVEMGPRQAVFEQPRHPYTKKLMAAVPVADPAHRRRERALMVDEIPSPIRPLGAEPEVAPLQEVAPGHFVARHAISGT; this is translated from the coding sequence ATGACGGATCGGCAGCTGCAGTTAACGCCAGAGCAGGTTCTGGCGGTACGTGACCTGAACGTGAGTTTTCAGCATGAAGGACGCATCACCGAAGCGGTGCGTCAGTTGTCGCTGGATCTGCATCGCGGTGAAACCCTGGCGCTGGTCGGGGAATCCGGTTCAGGTAAGTCGGTCACCTCGCTGGCGCTGATGCGGTTGATTCAGCAGGCGGGGGGAGACGTGAGTGGTGAGATCACCCTGCGGCGGCGTAACGGCGAATTACTGGATGTGATGCGTGCCTCCGCCAGCCAGATGCGGCGCGTACGCGGTGCCGATATGGCGATGATCTTCCAGGAACCGATGACTTCGCTCAACCCGGTGTTCACCGTGGGGGAGCAAATTGCCGAATCGATCCGTCTGCATCAGGGAAAAAGCCATCAGCAGGCGCTGGCTGAAGCGCGGCATATGCTGGATCTGGTACGCATACCGGAAGCGCAAAACGTGCTGGGACGCTATCCCCATCAGCTTTCCGGCGGGATGCGTCAGCGGGTGATGATCGCGATGGCGCTGTCCTGCAAACCGGCGCTGTTGATTGCCGATGAACCGACCACGGCGCTGGACGTCACCATCCAGGCGCAGATCCTGCAACTGATCCGGGTGCTGCAAAAAGAGATGCAGATGGGGGTGATTTTTATCACCCATGATATGGGCGTGGTGGCGGAAATGGCTGACCGGGTACAGGTAATGTATCGCGGCGATGTGGTGGAACGCGCACCGGTACAGCAACTATTCGACCATCCCCAGCAACCCTATACCCGCGCGCTGCTCTCCGCCGTCCCCAAACTGGGGGCAATGCACGGTCAGCCGCTGCCCGCCAAATTTCCGTTAATTCACCGGGATGGTCGTGCCGAAGTGGAAACGCCGCAGGACACGGTGCGGCTGGATGTACCGCCGATTTTGCAGGTGCGCGACCTGGTGACACGTTTCGATATTCGTGGCGGCTTGCTGAACCGGGTGAAACGCCGCGTGCATGCGGTGGAAAAGGTGAGTTTCGATCTGTATGCCGGAGAAACCCTGGCGCTGGTGGGGGAGTCCGGCTGTGGTAAATCGACCACGGGCCGTTCCCTGCTGCGGCTGGTTGCCAGCCAGGGCGGCACCATCACCTTTGATGGTCAGCGCATTGACACCCTCGAAGGGCGGGCGCTGGCTACGCTGCGGCGTGATATTCAGTTTATTTTCCAGGACCCGTATGCGTCGCTCGATCCCCGTCTGACGGTGGGTTTTTCCATCATGGAACCGCTGCTGGTGCATCAGACGATGAGCCGACGTCAGGCTGAGCAGCGCGTTGCCTGGCTGCTGGAGCGCGTCGGCTTGCTGCCGGAACATGCGCAGCGTTATCCGCACGAATTTTCCGGCGGCCAGCGTCAGCGCATTTGTATTGCGCGTGCGCTGGCGCTCAACCCCAAAGTGGTGATTGCTGATGAGTCGGTCTCAGCGCTGGATGTGTCGATTCAGGCCCAGATCATCAACCTGATGCTCGATTTACAACGCGAGTTTGGCATCGCGTTTCTGTTTATTTCGCACGATATGGCGGTGGTGGAACGCATCAGCCATCGCGTGGCAGTGATGTATCTGGGACAGATCGTGGAAATGGGGCCGCGTCAGGCGGTGTTTGAGCAGCCACGTCATCCGTACACCAAAAAACTGATGGCCGCGGTGCCGGTTGCCGATCCGGCACACCGGCGCCGCGAGCGGGCGTTAATGGTGGATGAGATCCCCAGCCCGATTCGCCCGCTCGGCGCAGAGCCGGAAGTGGCACCCTTACAGGAAGTGGCACCGGGACATTTTGTTGCCCGGCACGCCATCAGCGGCACCTGA
- a CDS encoding H-NS family nucleoid-associated regulatory protein, with protein MSDAFKVLNNIRTLRAQARELPLTDLEEILEKLTVVVTERRDEVEAEEVQNREKEEKLSKYREMLLADGIDPNELLGALDTGKKRAKRAPRPAKYSYTDENGEEKSWTGQGRTPAAIKKALDAGKSLDSFLIK; from the coding sequence ATGAGTGACGCATTTAAAGTTCTGAACAACATTCGCACATTACGTGCGCAGGCTCGTGAACTGCCGCTGACCGATCTGGAAGAGATTCTGGAAAAATTAACCGTGGTAGTCACTGAGCGTCGTGACGAAGTTGAAGCCGAAGAAGTACAGAATCGCGAAAAAGAAGAGAAACTGTCTAAATACCGCGAAATGCTGCTGGCTGATGGCATCGACCCGAACGAATTACTGGGTGCGCTGGATACCGGTAAAAAACGCGCTAAGCGCGCACCGCGTCCGGCAAAATATTCTTACACTGATGAGAACGGTGAAGAGAAATCCTGGACAGGTCAGGGTCGTACTCCGGCAGCGATTAAAAAGGCGCTGGATGCTGGCAAAAGCCTCGACAGCTTCCTGATCAAATAA
- a CDS encoding isoaspartyl peptidase/L-asparaginase family protein: MTKAVIAIHGGAGAITRAAMSAEKEQYYRQQLTAIVAAGQQILADGGSAMDAVTEAVRLLEECPLFNAGKGAVFTHQGTHELDASIMDGKTLEVGAVAGVNHIRNPILAARAVLEVSPHVLFIGAGAEAFATQQGLEMVAADFFSTPERWEQLQRALGSQQAVLDHDGAAQSHSDDPLDPDRKFGTVGAVALDLHGNLAAATSTGGMTNKQAGRVGDSPLVGAGCYASNDSVAVSCTGTGEVFIRTLAAYDVAAQMRYAGRTLQQASANVIHDKVQELDGSGGLIAVDCDGNVALPFNSEGMYRGFAYVGGEVEVAIYRDS, translated from the coding sequence ATGACTAAAGCAGTTATCGCCATTCACGGCGGAGCGGGCGCGATCACCCGCGCGGCGATGAGCGCCGAAAAAGAGCAATATTATCGTCAGCAGCTGACGGCGATTGTCGCAGCCGGTCAGCAAATTCTCGCCGACGGCGGCAGCGCGATGGATGCGGTTACCGAAGCGGTCCGTCTGCTGGAGGAGTGTCCGTTGTTTAATGCCGGTAAAGGGGCGGTGTTTACCCACCAGGGTACGCACGAACTGGACGCCAGCATTATGGACGGCAAAACGCTGGAAGTGGGGGCGGTGGCCGGTGTTAACCATATCCGCAATCCGATCCTGGCGGCGCGCGCGGTGCTGGAAGTCAGCCCGCATGTGTTGTTTATCGGCGCAGGTGCTGAAGCCTTTGCGACACAACAGGGGCTGGAAATGGTGGCGGCCGATTTCTTCTCAACGCCAGAACGCTGGGAACAGTTGCAGCGGGCGCTCGGTAGCCAGCAGGCGGTGCTGGATCATGACGGTGCGGCGCAGAGCCACAGCGACGATCCGCTCGACCCCGATCGTAAATTCGGCACGGTGGGCGCTGTGGCCCTCGATCTTCATGGCAACCTGGCGGCGGCTACTTCCACCGGCGGCATGACCAACAAACAGGCCGGACGTGTCGGCGATTCACCGCTGGTGGGTGCGGGCTGCTACGCCAGCAACGACAGCGTGGCCGTCTCCTGTACCGGCACCGGCGAGGTGTTTATCCGCACGCTGGCGGCCTATGACGTGGCCGCGCAGATGCGTTACGCCGGACGTACATTACAACAGGCCAGCGCCAACGTGATACACGATAAAGTGCAGGAGCTGGATGGCAGTGGCGGGCTGATTGCGGTGGATTGTGACGGCAACGTGGCCCTGCCGTTTAACAGCGAAGGAATGTACCGGGGATTCGCTTACGTTGGTGGTGAAGTTGAGGTAGCCATTTACCGCGACAGCTAA
- a CDS encoding ABC-F family ATPase, whose translation MLVSSNITMQFGSKPLFENISVKFGGGNRYGLIGANGSGKSTFMKILGGDLVPSAGNVSLDPNERIGKLRQDQFAFEQYSVLDTVIMGHQELWTVKQERDRIYALPEMSEEEGYKVADLEVLYGEMDGYSAESRAGELLLGVGIPVEQHYGPMSEIAPGWKLRVLLAQALFANPDILLLDEPTNNLDIDTIRWLEQVLNERNSTMIIISHDRHFLNMVCTHMADLDYGELRVYPGNYDEYMTAATQVRDRLLSDNAKKKAQIAELQSFVSRFSANASKSRQATSRAKQIDKIKLDEVKASSRQNPYIRFDQDKKLFRNALEVEAITKGFDNGPLFKNLNLLLEVGEKMAVLGANGIGKTTLLKTLVGELTPESGTVKWSENARIGYYAQDHAADFADDLTVFDWMSQWKQESDDEQAVRSILGRLLFSQDDIKKPAKVLSGGEKGRMLFGKLMMQKPNILIMDEPTNHLDMESIESLNMALEMYEGTLIFVSHDREFVSSLATRVLEFKGDRVVDFTGNYEDYLRSQGIV comes from the coding sequence GTGTTAGTTTCCAGCAATATCACCATGCAGTTCGGCAGTAAGCCGCTGTTTGAGAATATCTCCGTTAAGTTTGGCGGCGGTAATCGTTACGGTTTAATCGGTGCAAACGGCAGCGGTAAATCGACCTTCATGAAAATACTGGGCGGCGACCTGGTGCCATCGGCGGGAAATGTTTCCCTCGATCCTAACGAACGTATCGGTAAGCTGCGTCAGGACCAGTTTGCGTTTGAGCAATATAGCGTGCTCGATACCGTGATTATGGGTCACCAGGAATTATGGACCGTGAAGCAGGAGCGTGATCGGATATATGCTCTGCCGGAAATGAGCGAAGAGGAGGGCTATAAAGTGGCCGACCTCGAAGTGCTATACGGTGAAATGGATGGTTACAGTGCCGAATCCCGCGCAGGGGAATTATTACTGGGTGTGGGTATTCCGGTGGAGCAGCATTACGGACCGATGAGTGAAATTGCTCCCGGCTGGAAATTACGTGTGCTGCTGGCGCAGGCGCTGTTTGCTAATCCGGATATTCTGTTGCTCGATGAACCGACCAACAACCTGGATATTGATACGATTCGCTGGCTGGAGCAGGTACTGAACGAACGCAACAGTACCATGATCATCATTTCGCATGACCGTCATTTTCTGAATATGGTTTGCACCCATATGGCAGATCTGGATTACGGTGAGCTGCGTGTTTATCCGGGTAATTACGACGAATATATGACCGCAGCGACCCAGGTGCGTGATCGTTTATTATCGGATAACGCGAAAAAGAAAGCGCAAATTGCCGAGCTGCAATCTTTTGTCAGCCGTTTTAGCGCTAACGCCTCAAAATCACGTCAGGCAACTTCACGCGCGAAACAGATTGATAAAATCAAACTGGATGAAGTGAAAGCCTCCAGCCGTCAGAACCCTTATATCCGTTTTGACCAGGATAAGAAGCTGTTCCGTAATGCGCTGGAAGTGGAAGCCATCACCAAAGGTTTCGATAACGGTCCGTTATTTAAAAATCTCAACCTGCTGTTAGAAGTGGGAGAGAAAATGGCGGTGCTGGGTGCCAATGGTATCGGTAAAACCACCTTGCTGAAAACGCTGGTAGGTGAACTGACGCCGGAAAGCGGTACGGTGAAGTGGTCAGAAAATGCGCGCATTGGTTATTACGCGCAGGATCATGCTGCCGATTTTGCCGATGATCTGACGGTGTTTGACTGGATGAGCCAGTGGAAACAGGAAAGCGACGATGAGCAGGCGGTGCGCAGCATTCTGGGCCGTCTGTTGTTCAGCCAGGACGATATCAAAAAGCCAGCCAAAGTGCTTTCCGGTGGTGAGAAGGGGCGCATGCTGTTTGGTAAGCTGATGATGCAAAAGCCGAACATCCTGATCATGGACGAACCGACCAACCACCTCGATATGGAATCGATCGAATCGCTCAATATGGCGCTGGAGATGTATGAAGGCACGCTGATTTTTGTGTCGCATGACCGTGAGTTTGTTAGCTCGCTGGCGACCCGTGTGCTGGAATTTAAAGGCGACCGCGTGGTGGACTTCACCGGCAACTACGAAGATTATCTGCGTAGCCAGGGTATCGTTTAA
- a CDS encoding universal stress protein has protein sequence MNTYTHALVLVQGHEDGSLLLHQAVVLAEALAMKVTLAHISDDFREMNYVSDSLMNDVVSEDIIRVKALMSKLSASVTLPVKCHQLVTVRRFEDVEKCIAEQHIDLLIAGHRNRFMGVLTSSSMEYINRLNIDVLIKHLPQ, from the coding sequence ATGAACACCTATACCCACGCCCTGGTGCTGGTTCAGGGTCACGAAGATGGCTCCCTGCTGCTCCACCAGGCGGTGGTGCTGGCGGAGGCGCTGGCGATGAAAGTCACGCTGGCGCACATCAGCGACGACTTCAGGGAGATGAACTACGTTTCTGACAGCCTGATGAATGATGTGGTATCCGAAGACATTATCCGGGTGAAAGCGCTGATGAGTAAGCTGTCAGCCAGCGTGACCCTGCCTGTCAAATGCCATCAGCTGGTCACCGTGCGTCGCTTCGAAGATGTTGAAAAATGTATCGCTGAGCAGCATATCGATTTACTGATTGCCGGACATCGCAACCGCTTTATGGGTGTGCTCACCTCCAGTTCCATGGAGTACATCAATCGCTTAAACATTGATGTGCTGATCAAACATTTGCCACAATAA
- a CDS encoding efflux transporter outer membrane subunit, with product MNKPLRFAPSLTALALLLAGCAVGPDYQPPHAQTPGSYHDLASQEASKPLSAATNPLWWKTFNDPQLDSLITRAIADNLTLQQAVLRIAGAREQLAQARGGLFPSISGSAKVTRQQLGLKGLLESNGVYNQVDSDVADQLNGLTHSVNLYQGSFDASWELDLWGKVRRQMEMANAQQQAAIEQRNDALVSLQAEVARAYLQLRGAQAVLQTLQQQIAIAQQTSELTQSQQRNGMAPLTDVENARAQLASLNAQLPQYQAQEHQAMNGLAVLLGKTPGSLDNELANDKPLPVLPKLVSVGIPSTLARRRPDIRQAEATLHAQTANIGVSVAELFPSLSLTGQLGVRNTDASYLDNWSSHFYSIGPSLSIPIFQGGQLVANVKLARAEQANAALAYRQTVLTALQDVENALVSYRADQQQVTALTETADALQHAFDLATDSYRQGISTFLDVLDAQRQLAQAQAQLTQARMQTALDLVALYKALGGGWEPYQNVNLPDYSVFGPATTVK from the coding sequence ATGAATAAGCCGTTGCGCTTTGCACCGTCACTGACTGCTCTGGCGCTGCTGCTGGCCGGATGTGCGGTGGGTCCCGATTATCAGCCACCCCATGCGCAAACGCCGGGCAGTTACCACGATTTAGCGTCACAGGAAGCATCAAAACCGCTCTCCGCCGCCACCAATCCGCTGTGGTGGAAAACCTTTAATGACCCGCAGCTCGACAGTCTGATTACGCGCGCCATCGCCGATAACCTGACGCTACAACAGGCGGTGCTGCGCATTGCCGGGGCGCGTGAACAGCTGGCGCAGGCACGGGGAGGATTATTTCCCAGTATAAGCGGCTCCGCGAAGGTGACGCGTCAGCAGCTTGGGCTGAAAGGGTTGCTGGAATCGAACGGAGTTTACAATCAGGTAGACAGCGATGTGGCGGATCAGCTTAATGGCCTGACTCACTCGGTGAATTTGTATCAGGGCAGTTTCGATGCCAGCTGGGAACTGGATCTGTGGGGCAAAGTCCGGCGGCAGATGGAAATGGCCAATGCGCAGCAGCAGGCGGCGATTGAGCAACGTAATGATGCGCTGGTGTCGCTACAGGCGGAAGTGGCGCGGGCTTATCTGCAACTGCGCGGCGCGCAGGCGGTGCTGCAAACGCTGCAACAGCAAATCGCTATCGCACAGCAAACCTCTGAGCTGACGCAAAGCCAGCAGCGCAATGGTATGGCTCCGCTCACCGATGTGGAGAATGCCCGCGCGCAACTGGCTTCGCTTAATGCGCAGCTGCCGCAGTATCAGGCGCAGGAACATCAGGCGATGAATGGTCTGGCGGTGTTACTGGGTAAAACGCCGGGATCGCTGGATAACGAACTGGCGAACGATAAGCCGCTGCCGGTGCTGCCCAAACTGGTATCGGTCGGCATTCCTTCCACGCTGGCGCGCCGTCGCCCGGATATCCGTCAGGCTGAAGCCACCTTACACGCGCAAACCGCCAACATTGGCGTCTCGGTGGCCGAGCTGTTCCCCAGTCTGTCTCTCACCGGACAACTCGGGGTACGCAACACCGATGCCAGCTATCTCGATAACTGGAGCAGCCACTTTTACAGCATCGGCCCCTCGTTATCGATACCGATTTTCCAGGGCGGACAACTGGTGGCGAACGTGAAACTGGCGCGTGCAGAGCAGGCCAATGCGGCGCTGGCGTATCGTCAGACAGTGCTTACCGCATTGCAGGACGTGGAAAATGCGCTGGTCAGTTACCGCGCCGATCAGCAGCAGGTCACCGCGCTGACTGAAACCGCCGATGCGTTGCAACATGCTTTTGACCTTGCCACCGACAGCTATCGTCAGGGCATTTCGACTTTCCTTGACGTGCTGGATGCGCAACGTCAGCTGGCGCAGGCGCAGGCACAATTAACCCAGGCGCGGATGCAAACGGCACTGGATCTGGTAGCGCTGTATAAAGCCCTCGGCGGCGGCTGGGAGCCTTATCAGAACGTCAACCTGCCGGACTATTCGGTGTTTGGTCCGGCAACCACGGTGAAATAA
- the moeB gene encoding molybdopterin-synthase adenylyltransferase MoeB, producing MHAELSDEEMLRYNRQIVLRGFDFDGQEKLKAARVLVIGLGGLGCAAAPYLAASGVGHLTLLDFDTVALSNLQRQILHRDSTIGMAKVDSAALQLAAINPHCLLETINAQLDDAALSALIARHDAVLDCSDNVGTREQVNRLCRQHQVPLISAAAIRMEGQLSVFTWQPGTPCYRCISRLFGEQALSCVEAGVMSPLVGVMGAMQAMETLKVLTAFGTPASSRLLMYDALSAEFRSMKVAQDAHCEVCGKG from the coding sequence ATGCACGCTGAGCTGAGCGATGAGGAGATGCTGCGTTACAACCGACAGATCGTGCTGCGTGGCTTCGATTTTGACGGCCAGGAAAAGCTGAAAGCGGCCCGCGTGCTGGTCATCGGTCTGGGTGGTCTGGGTTGTGCCGCCGCCCCTTATCTGGCCGCGTCGGGTGTGGGACATCTCACCCTGCTTGACTTCGATACCGTGGCGCTCAGTAATCTGCAACGTCAGATTCTGCATCGCGACAGCACCATCGGCATGGCAAAAGTGGACTCCGCCGCGCTTCAGCTGGCGGCCATTAACCCGCATTGTTTGCTGGAAACGATCAATGCGCAGCTTGATGATGCTGCGTTGTCAGCGCTGATTGCGCGCCATGACGCGGTGCTGGATTGCAGCGATAATGTCGGCACCCGGGAGCAGGTCAATCGCTTGTGCCGGCAGCACCAGGTGCCGCTGATTTCCGCAGCCGCCATTCGTATGGAAGGCCAGCTCAGCGTGTTTACCTGGCAGCCCGGTACGCCCTGCTATCGTTGTATCAGCCGTTTGTTTGGCGAGCAGGCGCTCAGCTGCGTCGAAGCCGGGGTGATGTCACCGCTGGTTGGGGTGATGGGAGCCATGCAGGCAATGGAAACGCTGAAGGTGTTGACGGCTTTTGGCACACCGGCCAGCTCACGGTTGCTGATGTACGATGCGTTAAGCGCTGAGTTTCGCAGTATGAAAGTGGCGCAGGACGCGCATTGTGAGGTGTGCGGTAAGGGATAA